In the genome of Lagopus muta isolate bLagMut1 chromosome 21, bLagMut1 primary, whole genome shotgun sequence, one region contains:
- the ATP13A2 gene encoding polyamine-transporting ATPase 13A2 isoform X2 has translation MSHRLPVIPWVQSRLSCSERQSFGWLQAVQGHNALGSAISAPRSIDPKQNICFVSLPAEETRREGGCVRAAQVLRLHGGRARIASLLMLLMIRGEGGVGARTTNPGSSHAPPFRCRCSARPRGGGGRPTRGPAMSSDSSRLLGSPRPGYGTLQHDTDTSCMEVTGYRSQTWRTALCHVCCVLSAGLLLLLFHWRPSLHVRARCKPCALGQADWVIIRDRFGQCFTARVQTEMLGEGSLEHHHGARLEDRKSSIAVGLADEEESRDTIRLHQEEHNVLRYYLFEGLRYVWMERRQAYCRVSALDEGWTCAELHLCRAGLGQQDHSSRRKIYGPNLIEVPVKSYAKLLVEEVLNPFYIFQVLSIVLWVCDAYYYYAACIFLISTISLGLSLYETRKQSTTLRNMARMSISIRVRRADGEEAMVSSAELVPGDCISLPLDGVLVPCDAALLTGECMVNESMLTGESVPVLKTPLPDGGGAAGTIYSPKEHQRHTLFCGTHIIQARSYMGQEVLAVVTRTGFCTAKGDLISSILYPKPVTFKFYKDAVKFVLFLAVLAFIGTLYSIFIMMKNQVPVGQIIIRALDLITVIVPPALPAAMTVGSIYAQNRLKKRGIFCISPPRINLCGKIRLVCFDKTGTLTEEGLDVWGVISLEDGRFMPIIHEPRRLPAGPLLHALAACHSITLLQGQTVGDPVDLKMMESTGWRLEMAEEDEGELPGLQCFGTKVLAVMNPPPEEEQPPGRKHRSPVGILRRFPFSSSLQRMSVLAKLPGDDATWLYIKGAPEVVASLCSTETVPADFSQVLRHYTADGFRVLALACRPMSTVRSFEDALQLTRDVAECSLTFLGFLVMKNVLKMESAPVITLLRNAGVRPVMVTGDNMLTAVNVARSCCMVGPNERVVFVTASPPGRDQPASLKFIPAELSQGEKQPEDGQQWDGRLHLALNGKSFAVLQEHFADLLPKILVQATVFARMSPEQKTQLVCSLQELDYCVGMCGDGANDCGALKAADVGISLSEAEASVASPFTSCHANIECVPTVIREGRCSLVTSFGVFKYMALYSLVQFVSVLLLYTINTNLSDFQFLFFDLIITTTVAVLMGRTGPARELGVRRPQGALISIPVLGSLLLQTTLLITVQVLSYFITVSQSWYVPLNSTVTAPQNLPNYENTVLFCITGFQYLILAVAMSKGYPFREPLYTNVLFLIVLVLLFGLLIWLTLYPLGFPKTLLKLQDIDDLNFKLLLLGIATLNFFAAFVLETALDYGLLGCLRKLRQKKASSKLFKRLEKDLSQQPSWPPLNEPLFATPRMSIAVR, from the exons ATGAGTCACCGACTGCCGGTAATCCCTTGGGTGCAGAGCAGGTTATCGTGCTCCGAAAGGCAAAGTTTCGGCTGGCTGCAAGCAGTGCAGGGACACAACGCGTTGGGGAGTGCTATTTCTGCACCGAGAAGCATAGACCCcaagcaaaacatttgcttCGTCTCCCTTCCTGCAGAAGAAACCCGACGCGAGGGTGGCTGCGTGCGTGCAGCTCAG GTGCTGAGGCTCCATGGGGGCAGAGCACGGATCGCTtccctgctgatgctgctgatGATACGGGGAGAGGGGGGGGTTGGTGCGAGGACTACAAACCCCGGCAGCTCCCACGCTCCGCCCTTCCGCTGCCGCTGCTCAGCGCGGCcccgaggcggcggcgggcggcccaCGCGTGGCCCCGCCATGAGCTCAG acagcagcaggctgctggggagCCCACGGCCGGGCTACGGGACGCTGCAGCACGACACAGACACATCCTGCATG GAGGTGACGGGGTACCGCAGCCAGACGTGGCGCACGGCCCTGTGccatgtgtgctgtgtgctgagcgctgggctgctgctgctgctcttccactgGAGACCCAGCCTGCACGTACGGGCCAGGTGCAAGCCTTGTGCCTTGGGGCAGGCAGATTGGGTCATCATTCGG gATCGATTTGGGCAGTGCTTCACTGCACGCGTGCAGACGGAGATGCTGGGTGAGGGCAG CCTGGAGCATCACCACGGGGCCAGGCTGGAGGACCGCAAGAGCAGCATCGCTGTTGGCCTGGCAGATGAGGAGGAGAGCCGGGACACCATCCGCCTGCACCAGGAGGAG CACAACGTCCTGCGCTATTATCTCTTCGAGGGGCTGCGCTACGTCTGGATGGAGAGGAGGCAGGCGTACTGCAGGGTCAG CGCCTTGGATGAAGGCTGGACCTGTGCAGAGCTCCACCTCTGTCGGGCTGGGCTGGGCCAGCAGGACCACAGCTCCAG AAGGAAGATCTACGGCCCAAACCTCATCGAGGTGCCTGTCAAGTCCTATGCTAAGCTCCTGGTGGAGGAG GTGCTCAATCCCTTCTACATCTTCCAAGTGCTCAGCATCGTGCTGTGGGTCTGTGATGCCTACTATTACTATGCTGCCTGCATCTTCCTCatctccaccatctccctggggcTGTCCCTCTACGAGACGAGAAAG CAAAGCACCACGCTGCGCAACATGGCCAGGATGTCCATCAGCATCCGAGTGCGCCGTGCTGACGGAG AGGAGGCGATGgtgagctcagcagagctggtgccTGGGGACTGCATCAGCCTGCCCTTGGATGGAGTGCTGGTCCCCTGCGATGCTGCACTGCTGACAGGCGAGTGCATGGTCAACGAGAGCATGCTGACGG GGGAAAGCGTGCCGGTGCTGAAGACGCCTCTCCCCGATGGtggaggggctgcaggcacCATCTATAGCCCCAAGGAGCATCAGAGGCACACGCTGTTCTGTGGGACACACATCATCCAGGCCAGGTCCTACatggggcaggaggtgctggctGTTGTCACCCGTACAG GGTTTTGCACAGCCAAAGGTGACCTGATCAGCTCCATTCTCTACCCCAAGCCCGTGACCTTCAAGTTCTACAAGGATGCTGTGAAGTTTGTGCTGTTCCTCGCTGTGCTGG cttttATCGGCACACTGTACAGCATCTTCATCATGATGAAAAACCAG GTTCCCGTGGGGCAAATCATCATCCGTGCCCTCGACCTGATCACTGTCATTGTGCCgccagctctcccagctgccaTGACCGTGGGCTCCATCTATGCCCAGAACAGGCTGAAGAAACGTGGCATCTTCTGCAtcag CCCTCCCCGCATCAACCTGTGTGGGAAGATCCGCTTGGTGTGCTTTGACAAG ACGGGGACCCTGACAGAGGAAGGGTTGGATGTATGGGGGGTGATCTCCCTGGAGGACGGACGCTTCATGCCCATCATCCACGAGCCGCGCCGTCTGCCTGCCGGCCCCCTGCTCCATGCCCTGGCCGCCTGCCACAGCATcacactgctgcagggacagactGTTGGGGACCCCGTGGACCTTAAGATGATGGAATCCACTGGATGG CGCCTGGAGATGGCTGAGGAGGATGAAGGGGAGCTGCCTGGCTTGCAATGCTTTGGGACAAAGGTCTTGGCCGTGATGAACCCTCCACCTGAGGAAGAACAGCCACCAGGCAGG AAGCACCGCTCTCCCGTGGGCATCCTGCGCCgcttccccttctcctcctccttacAACGCATGAGCGTCCTCGCAAAGCTGCCCGGCGACGACGCAACCTGGCTCTACATCAAAGGAGCCCCGGAGGTGGTGGCCAGCCTCTGCAGCACGGAGACGG TGCCCGCGGATTTCTCCCAGGTGCTGCGGCATTACACCGCCGATGGTTTCCGCGTGCTGGCGTTGGCTTGCAGACccatgagcacagtgaggagctTTGAGGATGCCCTGCAGCTGACGAG GGATGTGGCAGAGTGCAGCTTGACCTTCCTGGGCTTCTTGGTGATGAAGAACGTCCTCAAGATGGAATCAGCACCCGTGATCACACTGCTGAGGAACGCTGGCGTGCGTCCCGTCATGGTGACAG GAGACAACATGCTGACAGCTGTGAACgtggccaggagctgctgcatggTGGGACCAAATGAGAGGGTTGTCTTCGTCACCGCTTCGCCACCCGGCCGTGACCAGCCTGCATCTCTCAAGTTCATCCCTGCAGAGCTCTCGCAGGGCGAGAAGCAGCCGGAG gatggaCAGCAGTGGGATGGCCGCCTGCACCTGGCGCTGAATGGCAAATCCTTTGCCGTGCTTCAGGAGCATTTTGCTGACCTGCTGCCCAAG ATTCTTGTCCAAGCCACTGTGTTTGCCCGCATGTCACCCGAGCAGAAGACTCAGCTggtgtgcagcctgcaggagctcGA CTACTGCGTGGGGATGTGTGGGGATGGGGCCAATGACTGCGGGGCACTGAAGGCAGCTGATGTGGGCATTTCCCTTTCGGAGGCTGAAGCATCCGTGGCATCACCCTTCACCTCCTGCCACGCCAACATTGAGTGTGTGCCCACGGTCATCCG ggaaggaaggtgCTCGCTGGTCACCTCCTTTGGGGTCTTTAAGTACATGGCCCTGTACAGCCTGGTGCAGTTTGTGTCCGTGCTGCTGCTCTACACA ATCAACACCAACCTGAGTGACTTCCAGTTTCTCTTCTTCGACCTGATCATCACCACCactgtggctgtgctgatgggCCGCACGGGTCCTGCCAGGGAGCTGGGAGTGCGTCGGCCCCAAGGGGCACTGATCAGCATcccagtgctgggcagcctgctcctgcagacCACTCTGCTCATCACTGTGCAAGTCCTCAGCTACTTCATCACTGTTTCACAGAGCTG GTACGTGCCACTGAACAGCACAGTGACAGCTCCCCAAAACCTGCCCAACTATGAGAACACGGTCCTCTTCTGCATCACTGGCTTCCAGTACCTCATTTTGGCCGTTGCCATGTCCAAGGGGTACCCATTTCGGGAGCCGCTCTACACCAATG TGCTCTTTCTGATAGTCCTCGTGCTTCTCTTCGGCCTCTTGATATGGTTGACCCTGTACCCTCTGGGTTTCCCCAAAACCCTGCTGAAGCTGCAGGACATCGATGACTTGAACttcaagctgctgctgttgggaaTTGCCACGCTCAATTTCTTCGCTGCCTTTGTGCTGGAG ACTGCCCTGGACTACGGATTGCTGGGCTGCTTGCGTAAGCTGCGCCAGAAGAAAGCATCCAGCAAGCTGTTCAAGAGGCTGGAGAAGGATCTGAGCCAGCAGC
- the ATP13A2 gene encoding polyamine-transporting ATPase 13A2 isoform X1, with protein sequence MSHRLPVIPWVQSRLSCSERQSFGWLQAVQGHNALGSAISAPRSIDPKQNICFVSLPAEETRREGGCVRAAQVLRLHGGRARIASLLMLLMIRGEGGVGARTTNPGSSHAPPFRCRCSARPRGGGGRPTRGPAMSSDSSRLLGSPRPGYGTLQHDTDTSCMEVTGYRSQTWRTALCHVCCVLSAGLLLLLFHWRPSLHVRARCKPCALGQADWVIIRDRFGQCFTARVQTEMLGEGSLEHHHGARLEDRKSSIAVGLADEEESRDTIRLHQEEHNVLRYYLFEGLRYVWMERRQAYCRVSALDEGWTCAELHLCRAGLGQQDHSSRRKIYGPNLIEVPVKSYAKLLVEEVLNPFYIFQVLSIVLWVCDAYYYYAACIFLISTISLGLSLYETRKQSTTLRNMARMSISIRVRRADGAEEAMVSSAELVPGDCISLPLDGVLVPCDAALLTGECMVNESMLTGESVPVLKTPLPDGGGAAGTIYSPKEHQRHTLFCGTHIIQARSYMGQEVLAVVTRTGFCTAKGDLISSILYPKPVTFKFYKDAVKFVLFLAVLAFIGTLYSIFIMMKNQVPVGQIIIRALDLITVIVPPALPAAMTVGSIYAQNRLKKRGIFCISPPRINLCGKIRLVCFDKTGTLTEEGLDVWGVISLEDGRFMPIIHEPRRLPAGPLLHALAACHSITLLQGQTVGDPVDLKMMESTGWRLEMAEEDEGELPGLQCFGTKVLAVMNPPPEEEQPPGRKHRSPVGILRRFPFSSSLQRMSVLAKLPGDDATWLYIKGAPEVVASLCSTETVPADFSQVLRHYTADGFRVLALACRPMSTVRSFEDALQLTRDVAECSLTFLGFLVMKNVLKMESAPVITLLRNAGVRPVMVTGDNMLTAVNVARSCCMVGPNERVVFVTASPPGRDQPASLKFIPAELSQGEKQPEDGQQWDGRLHLALNGKSFAVLQEHFADLLPKILVQATVFARMSPEQKTQLVCSLQELDYCVGMCGDGANDCGALKAADVGISLSEAEASVASPFTSCHANIECVPTVIREGRCSLVTSFGVFKYMALYSLVQFVSVLLLYTINTNLSDFQFLFFDLIITTTVAVLMGRTGPARELGVRRPQGALISIPVLGSLLLQTTLLITVQVLSYFITVSQSWYVPLNSTVTAPQNLPNYENTVLFCITGFQYLILAVAMSKGYPFREPLYTNVLFLIVLVLLFGLLIWLTLYPLGFPKTLLKLQDIDDLNFKLLLLGIATLNFFAAFVLETALDYGLLGCLRKLRQKKASSKLFKRLEKDLSQQPSWPPLNEPLFATPRMSIAVR encoded by the exons ATGAGTCACCGACTGCCGGTAATCCCTTGGGTGCAGAGCAGGTTATCGTGCTCCGAAAGGCAAAGTTTCGGCTGGCTGCAAGCAGTGCAGGGACACAACGCGTTGGGGAGTGCTATTTCTGCACCGAGAAGCATAGACCCcaagcaaaacatttgcttCGTCTCCCTTCCTGCAGAAGAAACCCGACGCGAGGGTGGCTGCGTGCGTGCAGCTCAG GTGCTGAGGCTCCATGGGGGCAGAGCACGGATCGCTtccctgctgatgctgctgatGATACGGGGAGAGGGGGGGGTTGGTGCGAGGACTACAAACCCCGGCAGCTCCCACGCTCCGCCCTTCCGCTGCCGCTGCTCAGCGCGGCcccgaggcggcggcgggcggcccaCGCGTGGCCCCGCCATGAGCTCAG acagcagcaggctgctggggagCCCACGGCCGGGCTACGGGACGCTGCAGCACGACACAGACACATCCTGCATG GAGGTGACGGGGTACCGCAGCCAGACGTGGCGCACGGCCCTGTGccatgtgtgctgtgtgctgagcgctgggctgctgctgctgctcttccactgGAGACCCAGCCTGCACGTACGGGCCAGGTGCAAGCCTTGTGCCTTGGGGCAGGCAGATTGGGTCATCATTCGG gATCGATTTGGGCAGTGCTTCACTGCACGCGTGCAGACGGAGATGCTGGGTGAGGGCAG CCTGGAGCATCACCACGGGGCCAGGCTGGAGGACCGCAAGAGCAGCATCGCTGTTGGCCTGGCAGATGAGGAGGAGAGCCGGGACACCATCCGCCTGCACCAGGAGGAG CACAACGTCCTGCGCTATTATCTCTTCGAGGGGCTGCGCTACGTCTGGATGGAGAGGAGGCAGGCGTACTGCAGGGTCAG CGCCTTGGATGAAGGCTGGACCTGTGCAGAGCTCCACCTCTGTCGGGCTGGGCTGGGCCAGCAGGACCACAGCTCCAG AAGGAAGATCTACGGCCCAAACCTCATCGAGGTGCCTGTCAAGTCCTATGCTAAGCTCCTGGTGGAGGAG GTGCTCAATCCCTTCTACATCTTCCAAGTGCTCAGCATCGTGCTGTGGGTCTGTGATGCCTACTATTACTATGCTGCCTGCATCTTCCTCatctccaccatctccctggggcTGTCCCTCTACGAGACGAGAAAG CAAAGCACCACGCTGCGCAACATGGCCAGGATGTCCATCAGCATCCGAGTGCGCCGTGCTGACGGAG CAGAGGAGGCGATGgtgagctcagcagagctggtgccTGGGGACTGCATCAGCCTGCCCTTGGATGGAGTGCTGGTCCCCTGCGATGCTGCACTGCTGACAGGCGAGTGCATGGTCAACGAGAGCATGCTGACGG GGGAAAGCGTGCCGGTGCTGAAGACGCCTCTCCCCGATGGtggaggggctgcaggcacCATCTATAGCCCCAAGGAGCATCAGAGGCACACGCTGTTCTGTGGGACACACATCATCCAGGCCAGGTCCTACatggggcaggaggtgctggctGTTGTCACCCGTACAG GGTTTTGCACAGCCAAAGGTGACCTGATCAGCTCCATTCTCTACCCCAAGCCCGTGACCTTCAAGTTCTACAAGGATGCTGTGAAGTTTGTGCTGTTCCTCGCTGTGCTGG cttttATCGGCACACTGTACAGCATCTTCATCATGATGAAAAACCAG GTTCCCGTGGGGCAAATCATCATCCGTGCCCTCGACCTGATCACTGTCATTGTGCCgccagctctcccagctgccaTGACCGTGGGCTCCATCTATGCCCAGAACAGGCTGAAGAAACGTGGCATCTTCTGCAtcag CCCTCCCCGCATCAACCTGTGTGGGAAGATCCGCTTGGTGTGCTTTGACAAG ACGGGGACCCTGACAGAGGAAGGGTTGGATGTATGGGGGGTGATCTCCCTGGAGGACGGACGCTTCATGCCCATCATCCACGAGCCGCGCCGTCTGCCTGCCGGCCCCCTGCTCCATGCCCTGGCCGCCTGCCACAGCATcacactgctgcagggacagactGTTGGGGACCCCGTGGACCTTAAGATGATGGAATCCACTGGATGG CGCCTGGAGATGGCTGAGGAGGATGAAGGGGAGCTGCCTGGCTTGCAATGCTTTGGGACAAAGGTCTTGGCCGTGATGAACCCTCCACCTGAGGAAGAACAGCCACCAGGCAGG AAGCACCGCTCTCCCGTGGGCATCCTGCGCCgcttccccttctcctcctccttacAACGCATGAGCGTCCTCGCAAAGCTGCCCGGCGACGACGCAACCTGGCTCTACATCAAAGGAGCCCCGGAGGTGGTGGCCAGCCTCTGCAGCACGGAGACGG TGCCCGCGGATTTCTCCCAGGTGCTGCGGCATTACACCGCCGATGGTTTCCGCGTGCTGGCGTTGGCTTGCAGACccatgagcacagtgaggagctTTGAGGATGCCCTGCAGCTGACGAG GGATGTGGCAGAGTGCAGCTTGACCTTCCTGGGCTTCTTGGTGATGAAGAACGTCCTCAAGATGGAATCAGCACCCGTGATCACACTGCTGAGGAACGCTGGCGTGCGTCCCGTCATGGTGACAG GAGACAACATGCTGACAGCTGTGAACgtggccaggagctgctgcatggTGGGACCAAATGAGAGGGTTGTCTTCGTCACCGCTTCGCCACCCGGCCGTGACCAGCCTGCATCTCTCAAGTTCATCCCTGCAGAGCTCTCGCAGGGCGAGAAGCAGCCGGAG gatggaCAGCAGTGGGATGGCCGCCTGCACCTGGCGCTGAATGGCAAATCCTTTGCCGTGCTTCAGGAGCATTTTGCTGACCTGCTGCCCAAG ATTCTTGTCCAAGCCACTGTGTTTGCCCGCATGTCACCCGAGCAGAAGACTCAGCTggtgtgcagcctgcaggagctcGA CTACTGCGTGGGGATGTGTGGGGATGGGGCCAATGACTGCGGGGCACTGAAGGCAGCTGATGTGGGCATTTCCCTTTCGGAGGCTGAAGCATCCGTGGCATCACCCTTCACCTCCTGCCACGCCAACATTGAGTGTGTGCCCACGGTCATCCG ggaaggaaggtgCTCGCTGGTCACCTCCTTTGGGGTCTTTAAGTACATGGCCCTGTACAGCCTGGTGCAGTTTGTGTCCGTGCTGCTGCTCTACACA ATCAACACCAACCTGAGTGACTTCCAGTTTCTCTTCTTCGACCTGATCATCACCACCactgtggctgtgctgatgggCCGCACGGGTCCTGCCAGGGAGCTGGGAGTGCGTCGGCCCCAAGGGGCACTGATCAGCATcccagtgctgggcagcctgctcctgcagacCACTCTGCTCATCACTGTGCAAGTCCTCAGCTACTTCATCACTGTTTCACAGAGCTG GTACGTGCCACTGAACAGCACAGTGACAGCTCCCCAAAACCTGCCCAACTATGAGAACACGGTCCTCTTCTGCATCACTGGCTTCCAGTACCTCATTTTGGCCGTTGCCATGTCCAAGGGGTACCCATTTCGGGAGCCGCTCTACACCAATG TGCTCTTTCTGATAGTCCTCGTGCTTCTCTTCGGCCTCTTGATATGGTTGACCCTGTACCCTCTGGGTTTCCCCAAAACCCTGCTGAAGCTGCAGGACATCGATGACTTGAACttcaagctgctgctgttgggaaTTGCCACGCTCAATTTCTTCGCTGCCTTTGTGCTGGAG ACTGCCCTGGACTACGGATTGCTGGGCTGCTTGCGTAAGCTGCGCCAGAAGAAAGCATCCAGCAAGCTGTTCAAGAGGCTGGAGAAGGATCTGAGCCAGCAGC